The following are encoded together in the Gasterosteus aculeatus chromosome 7, fGasAcu3.hap1.1, whole genome shotgun sequence genome:
- the esrra gene encoding steroid hormone receptor ERR1 isoform X3 — translation MSSRERRSDVYIKAEPSSPEGGGGGRISPGGASSDSSQSGGGGIRGDGVKRYSPPLYTPALRCHFKDEGGDGAEEGSAGNGAGRCKYALSTLPKRLCLVCGDVASGYHYGVASCEACKAFFKRTIQGNIEYSCPASNECEITKRRRKACQACRFTKCLKVGMLKEGVRLDRVRGGRQKYKRRPEVENATYQSAPLPLTKESEKGSSNIIVSHLLVAEPEKLFAMPDPLQPDTAQRTLTTLCDLADRELVVIIGWAKHIPGFLSLSLADQMSVLQSVWLEVLVLGVAYRSLGCEDEVVFAEDFVLDEEMSRVAGLTELNGAISQLARRFRALNVDREEFVMLKAIALTNSDSVYIEDTEAVQKLRDLLHQALLELECQRHPDDSQRAGRLLLTLPLLRQTAGRALTTFYSIKTRGGVPMHKLFLEMLEAMMDSP, via the exons ATGTCTTCCAGGGAGCGTCGGTCAGACGTCTACATAAAGGCAGAACCCAGCAgtccagagggaggagggggtggcaGGATCAGCCCTGGCGGGGCGTCTTCGGACTCCTCCCAAagtggaggtggaggaatcCGAGGCGACGGCGTTAAGCGGTACTCCCCGCCACTCTACACACCGGCGCTCCGTTGCCACTTCAAAGACGAGGGCGGGGACGGAGCGGAGGAGGGCTCGGCCGGAAATGGAGCGGGGCGATGCAAGTACGCCCTGAGCACGCTGCCCAAGAGGCTGTGCTTGGTGTGCGGGGATGTGGCCTCCGGGTACCACTACGGCGTGGCGTCATGCGAGGCCTGCAAAGCCTTCTTCAAGAGAACCATCCAAG GTAACATTGAATACAGCTGTCCAGCATCGAATGAGTGCGAGATAACCAAGAGGCGCAGAAAGGCTTGTCAAGCGTGCCGCTTCACCAAGTGCCTCAAAGTAGGCATGCTGAAAGAGG GAGTTCGTCTTGACAGGGTCAGAGGTGGAAGGCAGAAGTACAAAAGACGCCCAGAAGTGGAGAATGCGACATACCAGAGTGCTCCTCTCCCACTGACGAAGGAGAGTGAAAAAG GTTCCTCCAACATCATCGTGTCCCACCTTCTAGTGGCAGAGCCAGAGAAGTTATTTGCCATGCCGGACCCTCTGCAGCCAGACACAGCTCAGCGCACGCTCACCACCCTGTGTGACCTCGCTGACCGGGAGCTAGTTGTCATCATCGGCTGGGCTAAACACATTCCCG GCTTCCTGTCGCTGTCCCTTGCAGACCAGATGTCCGTGCTGCAGTCCGTGTGGCTGGAAGTGCTGGTGCTGGGTGTAGCGTACCGCTCGCTTGGCTGTGAGGATGAAGTAGTGTTCGCAGAGGATTTTGTCCTCGATGAGGAGATGTCACGTGTTGCTGGACTGACGGAGCTAAACGGCGCAATTAGTCAACTTGCTCGCCGCTTCCGGGCGCTAAACGTGGACCGAGAGGAATTTGTCATGCTTAAAGCCATCGCACTCACTAACTCAG ACTCGGTTTACATCGAGGACACGGAGGCGGTGCAGAAGCTGCgggacctcctccaccaggccCTGCTGGAGCTGGAATGTCAGCGGCACCCAGATGACTCCCAGCGGGCAGGACGCCTCCTTTTAACGCTGCCTCTCCTCCGACAGACTGCTGGCCGTGCTCTTACCACCTTTTACAGCATCAAGACCCGCGGTGGCGTTCCCATGCACAAACTATTCCTGGAGATGCTGGAAGCCATGATGGACTCTCCGTAG
- the prdx5 gene encoding peroxiredoxin-5, mitochondrial → MLSVTGTIARRSRALRLLHTSPPVKMPIQVGEQLPAVEVHEGEPGNKVSMDQLFKGKKGVLFAVPGAFTPGCSKTHLPGFVQQAQDLKSKGVQEVACISVNDAFVMAAWGKEHGSDGKVRMLADPTGAFTKAVDLLLDSDQIVQALGNKRSKRYAMLVEDGVVKKINVEPDGTGLTCSLASNVLSAL, encoded by the exons ATGCTTTCCGTCACGGGCACCATCGCCAGACGCAGCCGGGCCCTCCGTCTGCTACACACGTCTCCCCCTGTCAAAATGCCGATTCAG GTTGGTGAACAGCTCCCTGCCGTGGAGGTCCACGAGGGGGAACCAGGAAACAAGGTGTCCATGGATCAGCTCTTTAAGGGGAAGAAGGGAGTCCTCTTTGCTGTACCTGGAGCTTTTACCCCTGGTTGTTCCAAG ACTCACCTCCCAGGTTTTGTGCAGCAGGCACAGGACTTGAAGAGCAAAGGTGTGCAGGAGGTCGCTTGCATTTCCGTCAATGATGCATTTGTCATGGCTGCCTGGGGAAAGGAGCACGGGTCAGATGGCAAG GTTCGAATGCTGGCTGATCCTACTGGAGCTTTTACAAAG gcAGTTGATCTGCTACTTGACAGTGATCAGATTGTGCAGGCACTTGGGAACAAGCGATCCAAGAG ATATGCCATGTTGGTGGAAGATGGCGTTGTGAAGAAGATCAATGTAGAGCCGGATGGCACCGGACTGACCTGCAGCCTGGCTTCCAATGTTCTGTCTGCGCTCTAA